In Geotalea uraniireducens, one genomic interval encodes:
- the guaA gene encoding glutamine-hydrolyzing GMP synthase, translated as MSHDIHSEKILILDFGSQVTQLIARRVREQSVYCEIHPYNISLARIKEYAPKGIILSGGPSSVYDKDAPHSDAGVFDLGIPVLGICYGMQLMTHQLGGRVERSHKREYGRAMMDLDDTGDLFSGFAAKAEVWMSHGDRIEEMPKGFHAIAHTEHCPAAAMKDEKRRFYGVQFHPEVVHTPRGEEMLGNFLFTVCGCQPTWTMASFIESAVAEIRAKVGSGKVICALSGGVDSSVVAVLIHRALGDQLQCIFVNNGLLRKGEAERVVNLFRSHFRINLDYVDAADRFLDRLAGVTDPEKKRKIIGNEFIFLFEEEAAKLGAVDYLAQGTLYPDVIESVSTKGPSAVIKSHHNVGGLPEKMNLKLLEPVRELFKDEVRLLGKELGMPDEVIWRQPFPGPGLAIRCIGEVTRERLDILREADAIVLDEIRKAGLYREIWQSFAVILPVRTVGVMGDARTYDYTVALRAVNSTDGMTADWVKLPYEVLGAISSRIINEVKGVNRVVYDISQKPPATIEWE; from the coding sequence ATGAGCCATGACATCCACAGCGAAAAGATCCTGATCCTCGATTTCGGTTCCCAGGTGACCCAGCTCATCGCCCGCCGGGTGCGGGAGCAGAGCGTCTACTGCGAAATTCATCCCTATAATATTTCTCTTGCTCGCATCAAGGAGTACGCGCCAAAGGGGATCATCCTTTCCGGTGGCCCGTCCAGCGTCTACGACAAGGATGCGCCCCATTCCGACGCAGGGGTCTTCGATCTCGGCATCCCGGTCCTCGGCATCTGCTACGGCATGCAGCTGATGACCCACCAGCTCGGCGGCCGGGTGGAACGGTCCCACAAGCGGGAGTACGGCCGGGCGATGATGGACCTGGACGATACCGGCGACCTGTTCAGCGGCTTCGCCGCCAAGGCCGAGGTCTGGATGTCCCACGGCGACCGGATCGAAGAGATGCCGAAGGGTTTCCATGCCATTGCCCATACCGAACACTGTCCGGCGGCGGCGATGAAGGATGAGAAGCGGCGTTTCTACGGGGTGCAGTTCCATCCCGAGGTGGTACACACCCCGCGCGGCGAGGAGATGCTCGGTAATTTCCTTTTCACCGTCTGCGGTTGTCAGCCGACCTGGACGATGGCCAGTTTCATCGAGAGTGCGGTGGCCGAGATCCGGGCCAAGGTCGGCTCCGGCAAGGTGATCTGTGCCCTCTCCGGCGGTGTCGACTCATCGGTGGTGGCGGTGCTGATCCATCGGGCGCTCGGCGACCAGCTGCAGTGCATCTTCGTCAATAACGGCCTGCTGCGCAAAGGGGAGGCCGAGCGGGTGGTCAACCTGTTCCGGAGCCACTTCCGGATCAATCTCGATTACGTGGATGCCGCGGACCGGTTCCTCGACCGGCTCGCCGGGGTTACCGATCCGGAGAAGAAGCGGAAGATCATCGGCAACGAATTCATTTTCCTCTTTGAAGAAGAGGCCGCCAAGCTCGGCGCCGTCGACTACCTGGCCCAGGGGACGCTCTATCCCGACGTGATCGAGTCGGTTTCCACCAAGGGGCCCTCGGCGGTGATCAAGAGCCACCACAACGTCGGCGGTCTGCCGGAGAAGATGAATCTGAAGCTGCTGGAGCCGGTGCGTGAGCTGTTCAAGGACGAAGTCCGGCTGCTTGGCAAAGAGCTCGGCATGCCCGACGAAGTGATCTGGCGCCAGCCGTTCCCCGGGCCGGGACTGGCCATCCGCTGCATCGGCGAGGTGACCAGGGAACGGCTCGATATTCTCCGCGAGGCCGATGCCATCGTTCTCGACGAGATCCGCAAGGCCGGTCTCTACCGGGAGATCTGGCAGTCGTTTGCCGTCATCCTGCCGGTCCGGACCGTCGGGGTGATGGGCGACGCCCGAACCTACGACTACACCGTGGCGCTGCGGGCCGTTAACTCCACCGACGGGATGACCGCCGACTGGGTCAAGCTTCCCTATGAAGTCCTCGGTGCCATTTCGTCGCGGATCATCAACGAAGTGAAAGGGGTTAACCGGGTGGTGTACGACATCAGTCAGAAGCCGCCGGCCACCATCGAGTGGGAATGA
- a CDS encoding ferritin-like domain-containing protein, giving the protein MNIFDCALKMEADAKEHYDKLAAAAPTSELQNLFQLLASAEEEHLAALAAMKENIAGGKTEFKALDKAACVFRPLLDRRELMAELQQDPDGYRHVVHEEEESIKFYEQLAGEAENDGTRRLLLDLAAQERRHLNIVENIYSFIEAPRTYLAWGEFSNLNEL; this is encoded by the coding sequence ATGAACATCTTCGACTGTGCCCTGAAAATGGAAGCGGATGCCAAGGAGCATTATGACAAACTGGCGGCGGCCGCGCCGACGAGCGAACTGCAGAATCTCTTCCAGTTGCTCGCTTCGGCGGAAGAGGAACATCTTGCCGCCCTGGCTGCCATGAAGGAAAATATCGCCGGCGGCAAGACGGAGTTCAAGGCGCTGGATAAAGCGGCTTGCGTCTTCAGGCCGCTCCTCGACCGGCGTGAATTGATGGCCGAGCTGCAGCAGGACCCGGACGGCTATCGCCATGTGGTGCACGAGGAGGAAGAGAGCATCAAGTTTTACGAGCAGCTTGCCGGAGAGGCGGAGAACGACGGCACGCGGCGCCTCTTGCTGGATCTGGCGGCGCAGGAACGGCGGCATTTGAATATCGTCGAGAATATCTACTCCTTCATCGAGGCGCCGCGGACCTATCTGGCCTGGGGTGAATTCAGCAATCTCAATGAATTGTGA